From Ostrinia nubilalis chromosome 9, ilOstNubi1.1, whole genome shotgun sequence, one genomic window encodes:
- the LOC135074511 gene encoding putative inorganic phosphate cotransporter — translation MLTGWRFILSKLFIIPQRYVMAIMALFAIANAYTMRVCLNIAITQMVKKESSESGSYDPYACPDLTTLVSSSNTTSTIEYFENDVVLFDWSEATQGLLLSSFYYGYVLTHIPGGMIAERFGGKWVLGLGLLCTAVCTIITPVTVKMGGAPALFILRAIEGFGEGPTMPGLMAMLSRWAPKHERARFGSLVFGGAQIGNIAGTYISGLILYNGNWEDVFYVFGGIGILWFLLWTVLCYSTPNTHPYISDSEKQFLNETVDCLKGGQKKLDPTPWKALLRSVPLWALIMAGIGHDWGYFTMVTDLPKYMTDVLKFNIKSTGTLSALPYVAMWIAAFIFGLICDFCIKRGYHSIKNARKIYTSIAATGPGLCIIMASYSGCDTAMAVFWFIFAMVLMGAYYSGMKINPLDISPNYSGTTTAMVNGIAAISGIIVPYLTGLLTPDSTLKQWRLSFWVCLGVLMTTNLIYILFAQGEQQWWDDVRKHGYPDNWKHGPLKAYSNDTEDQKYVEKEEKKEKL, via the exons ATGTTGACGGGATGGAGATTCATTTTATCCAAAC TATTCATAATACCCCAGAGGTATGTCATGGCAATCATGGCGCTGTTCGCCATAGCCAACGCATACACCATGAGGGTGTGTTTGAACATAGCCATCACTCAAATGGTCAAGAAAGAGAGCAGTGAGTCAGGGAGTTACGACCCTTACGCCTGCCCTGATCTGACCACTCTAGTCAGTAGTTCCAATACTACGAGTACAATAGAATACTTCGAGAACgat GTAGTTCTGTTCGATTGGAGTGAGGCTACACAGGGCTTACTCCTTAGTTCGTTCTACTACGGCTACGTCCTCACTCACATCCCTGGAGGTATGATAGCCGAGAGGTTTGGAGGGAAGTGGGTCCTCGGGCTGGGCCTCCTCTGCACCGCCGTTTGTACCATCATCACTCCCGTCACGGTCAAAATGGGAGGAGCCCCTGCTTTGTTCATATTGAGAGCCATTGAAGGTTTCGGAGAG GGTCCAACTATGCCAGGTCTAATGGCCATGCTATCGCGCTGGGCACCTAAGCATGAACGGGCTAGGTTTGGATCCCTAGTCTTCGGGGGGGCCCAGATTGGGAACATCGCCGGCACTTACATCTCAGGACTGATCCTGTACAATGGCAACTGGGAGGACGTGTTCTACGTGTTTGGAGGAATTGGAATCTTATGGTTTTTACTTTGG actgTCCTGTGCTACAGTACGCCCAACACTCATCCGTACATTTCTGACTCCGAGAAACAATTCCTAAACGAGACAGTTGACTGTTTAAAGGGGGGCCAGAAGAAACTGGACCCCACCCCATGGAAGGCCTTACTTCGATCTGTGCCTCTTTGGGCACTAATTATGGCTGGC ATCGGCCACGATTGGGGATACTTCACCATGGTGACGGATCTCCCCAAGTACATGACAGACGTGCTCAAGTTCAACATCAAGTCCACTGGCACACTATCAGCACTTCCATACGTGGCTATGTGGATCGCCGCTTTCATCTTCGGTCTAATTTGTGATTTTTGCATCAAACGAGGTTACCACAGCATTAAAAATGCCAGGAAAATTTATACAAGCATTG CGGCAACTGGTCCTGGTCTCTGCATTATTATGGCTTCCTACTCCGGCTGTGACACCGCCATGGCGGTCTTCTGGTTCATCTTCGCCATGGTGCTCATGGGGGCGTACTACAGTGGCATGAAGATCAACCCCCTGGACATCAGCCCGAACTACTCAGGAACCACGACAGCGATGGTCAACGGGATCGCAGCCATTTCTGGAATAATCGTGCCTTACCTCACTGGATTGCTGACTCCAGAT tcaACTCTGAAACAGTGGCGGCTTTCGTTCTGGGTGTGCCTTGGAGTTCTGATGACCACCAATCTCATCTACATCTTATTCGCTCAGGGCGAGCAGCAATGGTGGGATGACGTCAGAAAACATGGCTACCCTGACAACTGGAAACATGGACCTCTAAAAGCATACTCAAATGATACAGAGGACCAAAAATACGTAGAAAAAGAGGAAAAGAAAGAGAAACTGTAA